In Alteracholeplasma palmae J233, a single genomic region encodes these proteins:
- a CDS encoding NUDIX hydrolase, with translation MGYVKTIRKKIGNDPLFMPCVAAIIYKDKKILLQKRTDFKLWGLHGGSMELGETFLDTLTREVKEETNLTPIDISVFNVYAGKDFVLHYPNNDVSYLVIQSFIITEVKGDMKAQKSELSELKWFKLNEIPWDKLVPQDKKIIEDFLQTKN, from the coding sequence ATGGGCTATGTCAAGACAATTCGCAAGAAAATAGGCAATGATCCGCTTTTTATGCCATGTGTTGCGGCAATTATTTATAAAGATAAAAAAATCTTATTACAAAAAAGAACAGATTTTAAACTTTGGGGACTTCACGGAGGATCCATGGAATTAGGTGAAACATTCTTAGATACTCTAACAAGAGAAGTAAAAGAAGAAACTAATCTAACACCTATTGATATATCTGTTTTTAATGTATATGCAGGAAAAGATTTTGTCTTACATTATCCTAATAACGATGTTTCATATCTTGTTATCCAAAGTTTTATTATCACGGAAGTAAAAGGCGATATGAAAGCACAAAAAAGCGAACTATCAGAATTAAAATGGTTTAAACTTAATGAAATACCTTGGGACAAACTTGTTCCACAAGACAAAAAAATCATAGAAGATTTTCTTCAAACTAAAAACTAA
- the rnpM gene encoding RNase P modulator RnpM — protein MKIKKQPLRTCVVTKEVKDKKELIRVAATKEGKVSVDKTGKAQGRGAYLTLSKKVIELAKKSKALDKKLEVTVPDEIYEELLGLANE, from the coding sequence ATGAAAATTAAAAAACAGCCTTTAAGAACATGTGTTGTAACAAAAGAAGTTAAAGATAAAAAAGAACTTATTAGAGTTGCAGCAACCAAAGAAGGAAAAGTATCCGTTGATAAAACTGGAAAAGCTCAAGGTAGAGGTGCTTATTTAACACTTTCTAAGAAAGTGATTGAATTAGCTAAAAAATCAAAAGCTCTAGATAAAAAATTAGAAGTAACAGTTCCTGATGAAATATATGAAGAACTATTAGGCTTAGCAAATGAATAA
- a CDS encoding HD-GYP domain-containing protein, with protein sequence MKHDKIPKSKKVKTLGRNLFAKFFGFDQGIDIAQDVAVLHRRNIVIKNIIFMSNILYSLIFFAVSLNSQNQSDWLVTVLFFPLTYAINKLLKTLIAQDKNDKTKQQVAMYVASFYMFLSSILVYIKVYPQDSHLETPAYTLIYYALVVISLYQDKKLLSSSFLSMLTILTMIHFVLTYNIIEMKLSIQQFFEAFITRPEFSDIVLRTVLFIVFYLVVYVIVSIGQQLQEERKKELVKRRQVQDDFSHIVSNLFSVVFSSSYTLLDAKHANQVLAIANKLAEYYNLPEEEKQDLNLYALVHLQYDEIRQVMNQEETLDEINYQKIKEKTELGAKIARRLQLAQKTEDIVRAHLEGSANETFKQNMLKIQPDIHAQIILLSDIYVTLRNVKPYKRPYSHAASMEIFTKELVEYFDYKLQERFLKYDTEIKELYNSF encoded by the coding sequence ATGAAACATGATAAAATCCCAAAAAGTAAAAAAGTAAAAACGCTTGGCAGAAATCTTTTTGCCAAGTTTTTTGGTTTTGATCAAGGAATAGATATTGCTCAAGATGTAGCTGTTTTACATAGAAGAAATATTGTTATTAAAAACATTATTTTCATGTCTAATATCCTTTATTCACTTATCTTTTTTGCGGTTTCTTTAAATAGTCAAAATCAAAGTGACTGGTTAGTAACTGTTTTATTCTTTCCACTTACCTATGCAATCAATAAATTATTAAAAACACTTATTGCCCAAGATAAAAATGATAAAACAAAACAACAAGTAGCAATGTATGTTGCATCATTTTATATGTTTTTATCCTCAATTCTTGTTTATATTAAAGTATACCCGCAAGATAGTCATTTAGAAACACCTGCATATACACTTATTTATTATGCATTAGTAGTTATTTCTTTATACCAAGATAAAAAATTATTGAGTAGTTCGTTTTTGAGTATGTTAACAATTTTAACAATGATTCACTTTGTTCTTACGTATAATATTATCGAGATGAAATTATCTATTCAACAGTTTTTTGAAGCATTTATTACAAGGCCAGAATTTAGTGATATTGTCTTAAGAACAGTTTTGTTTATTGTATTTTATCTAGTTGTTTATGTCATTGTTTCTATCGGTCAACAACTACAAGAAGAAAGAAAAAAAGAACTTGTTAAAAGAAGACAAGTTCAAGATGACTTTTCTCATATTGTTTCTAATTTATTTTCAGTTGTCTTTTCATCATCATATACTCTACTAGATGCTAAGCATGCAAATCAGGTTTTAGCTATAGCTAATAAACTGGCAGAATACTACAACTTACCAGAAGAGGAAAAACAAGATTTAAATTTATATGCATTAGTACACTTACAGTATGATGAAATCAGACAAGTAATGAATCAAGAAGAAACATTAGATGAAATTAACTATCAAAAAATTAAAGAAAAAACTGAACTTGGCGCTAAAATAGCAAGAAGGCTACAATTAGCACAAAAAACTGAAGATATTGTCAGAGCTCATCTAGAAGGATCGGCTAATGAAACATTTAAGCAAAATATGCTTAAAATACAACCAGATATTCATGCTCAAATTATTTTATTATCAGATATCTATGTAACATTAAGAAATGTTAAGCCATATAAAAGACCATACTCACATGCTGCTAGTATGGAAATATTCACTAAAGAGTTAGTTGAATATTTTGATTATAAACTGCAAGAAAGATTTTTAAAGTATGATACAGAAATAAAAGAATTATATAATAGCTTTTAA
- the infB gene encoding translation initiation factor IF-2 — MAKKAAKKEVRKSNIPVKKEVKTGDDKVYIIKAENTVLDIAQGFGISNAVLIKKLMQYGMMASVNQTLDRETIELLALDFNVKVEDEVITDATRYDEIEIVDDPKDLVKRPPIITIMGHVDHGKTTLLDAIRKARVVEGEAGGITQHIGAYQVNWNGDKITFIDTPGHAAFTEMRARGAKVTDICILVVAADDGVMPQTVEALEHAKAAKVPIIVAVNKVDKPTANPENVMNELSNYDLLPEAWGGKTPYVMVSALKRQGLDELLDVILLLSEIEEYKANPNRLAKGTIIEASLDKSRGPVATFIVETGTLKVGDIVVAGNTYGKVRTMTDDLKRRYEEAGPASPVEVTGLNTVPQAGDIFMAFSDEKTARQIAATREARDRENERKFTKAKSLDSMFSNLEDTEKVLNIVLKGDVQGSIEALKGMLAKIDIDGFHANLVRAGVGAISESDVTLAKASDAILIGFNVRPNAAVRSLAENEGVELRLYNVVYRIIEDIEKALKGMLEPTFEEVVTGQIEVRETFKVSKIGTIAGCYVTDGYVAKDALVRVVRDGIVVYEGKLASLKRFKDDVKEVRKGFECGLSVEDFNDIKVGDIIEASKLEEVEA; from the coding sequence ATGGCCAAAAAAGCGGCAAAAAAGGAAGTTAGAAAGTCTAATATTCCAGTAAAAAAAGAAGTTAAAACAGGAGATGACAAGGTGTATATAATTAAAGCAGAGAATACTGTTTTAGATATTGCACAAGGATTTGGAATATCAAATGCTGTTTTAATTAAAAAATTAATGCAATACGGCATGATGGCTAGTGTAAATCAAACCTTAGATAGAGAAACTATTGAATTATTGGCACTTGATTTTAATGTTAAAGTAGAAGACGAAGTCATTACTGATGCTACTCGTTATGATGAAATCGAAATCGTTGATGATCCAAAAGATTTAGTAAAAAGACCACCAATTATTACCATCATGGGACACGTTGACCATGGTAAAACTACACTATTAGATGCTATTAGAAAAGCTAGAGTAGTTGAAGGAGAAGCAGGTGGAATTACACAACATATAGGTGCTTACCAAGTTAACTGGAATGGCGATAAAATTACATTTATCGATACTCCAGGACATGCTGCTTTCACTGAAATGAGAGCACGTGGAGCTAAAGTAACAGATATATGTATCTTAGTTGTTGCGGCTGATGATGGTGTAATGCCTCAAACAGTTGAAGCTTTAGAACACGCTAAAGCAGCTAAAGTTCCAATAATAGTTGCAGTTAATAAAGTTGATAAACCAACAGCTAACCCAGAAAATGTAATGAACGAATTATCTAATTATGATTTACTACCAGAAGCATGGGGAGGAAAAACTCCATATGTTATGGTATCTGCATTAAAACGTCAAGGATTAGATGAATTATTAGATGTTATTCTTTTATTAAGTGAAATTGAAGAATATAAAGCTAACCCAAACAGATTAGCTAAAGGTACTATTATTGAAGCAAGTTTAGATAAATCACGTGGACCAGTAGCAACTTTTATTGTTGAAACAGGAACTTTAAAAGTCGGAGATATTGTTGTTGCCGGCAATACATACGGTAAAGTTAGAACAATGACAGATGACTTAAAACGTCGTTATGAAGAAGCGGGACCTGCTTCACCGGTTGAAGTAACAGGATTAAATACTGTTCCTCAAGCTGGAGATATCTTTATGGCATTTAGTGATGAAAAAACAGCTAGACAAATAGCTGCAACAAGAGAAGCAAGAGATAGAGAAAACGAACGCAAATTTACTAAAGCTAAGAGCTTAGATAGTATGTTTAGCAATTTAGAAGATACTGAAAAAGTATTAAACATCGTTTTAAAAGGTGATGTTCAAGGATCTATTGAAGCCTTAAAAGGAATGTTAGCTAAAATAGATATCGATGGATTCCATGCAAACTTAGTTAGAGCTGGTGTTGGTGCAATATCTGAAAGCGATGTTACATTAGCTAAAGCTTCTGATGCTATTTTAATTGGATTCAATGTTAGACCAAATGCTGCTGTTAGAAGTTTAGCAGAAAACGAAGGCGTTGAATTAAGATTATATAATGTAGTTTATCGTATTATAGAAGACATTGAAAAAGCCTTAAAAGGAATGTTAGAACCAACATTTGAAGAAGTTGTAACAGGACAAATCGAAGTAAGAGAAACATTTAAAGTAAGTAAAATTGGAACGATTGCAGGATGTTATGTAACAGATGGCTATGTAGCAAAAGATGCTTTAGTCAGAGTAGTTAGAGATGGAATTGTTGTTTATGAAGGTAAATTAGCTTCATTAAAGAGATTTAAAGATGATGTTAAAGAGGTTAGAAAAGGTTTTGAATGCGGACTTTCAGTAGAAGACTTTAATGATATTAAAGTTGGTGATATAATAGAAGCATCTAAATTAGAAGAAGTGGAGGCTTAA
- the metK gene encoding methionine adenosyltransferase yields the protein MYQLFTSESVTKGHADKVCDQISDAILDAILSQDKDSRVAVETAVTTNTVVVFGEITTKASINVEEIVRKTIKSIGYDKKEYLFSYDTVEIINRLHEQSPDIAMGVDKEDQGAGDQGLMFGFAKNDNEQLMPLPIALSHELALRLTKVREENIVKGLRPDGKTQVTIAYDENNKPLFIDSVVLSTQHDEDITQEQLHKEIKKNVFDVVLPKELITSDTKYFINPTGRFVIGGPNGDSGLTGRKIIVDTYGGYSRHGGGAFSGKDPSKVDRSAAYMARYLAKNIVASKIAETCEIQLAYAIGVAKPVGVYVDTFNTGKVSDEKILEVILENFDLRPKKIIDYLELKNPIYQKTASYGHFGRTDVLLPWEKTDKVSIFKNLAK from the coding sequence ATGTACCAATTATTTACAAGTGAGTCAGTTACTAAAGGGCATGCAGATAAAGTTTGTGATCAAATATCAGATGCTATTTTAGATGCTATACTAAGTCAGGATAAAGATTCAAGAGTTGCTGTTGAAACAGCAGTAACTACTAATACAGTAGTTGTTTTTGGAGAAATAACTACTAAAGCTTCTATTAATGTAGAAGAAATTGTTAGAAAAACAATCAAATCTATTGGATATGATAAAAAAGAATACTTATTTTCATATGATACAGTAGAAATTATCAACCGATTACATGAACAATCACCAGATATTGCCATGGGTGTTGATAAAGAAGACCAAGGTGCTGGAGACCAAGGATTAATGTTTGGTTTTGCTAAAAATGATAACGAACAATTAATGCCCTTACCAATTGCCTTATCACATGAATTAGCATTACGATTAACAAAAGTTAGAGAAGAAAATATTGTTAAAGGCTTAAGACCAGATGGTAAAACTCAAGTAACAATTGCTTATGATGAAAACAATAAACCATTATTTATTGATTCAGTAGTTTTATCAACTCAACATGATGAAGATATTACTCAAGAACAATTACATAAAGAAATTAAGAAAAATGTCTTTGATGTTGTTTTACCTAAAGAATTAATTACATCTGATACAAAATACTTTATTAATCCAACAGGAAGATTCGTTATTGGTGGGCCAAATGGAGATTCAGGATTAACAGGTAGAAAAATTATCGTTGACACATACGGTGGATATTCACGCCATGGTGGTGGGGCATTTAGTGGTAAAGACCCTTCGAAAGTAGATAGAAGTGCTGCATATATGGCAAGATATTTAGCTAAAAACATTGTAGCATCAAAAATAGCAGAAACTTGTGAAATTCAATTAGCTTATGCTATTGGTGTTGCAAAACCTGTTGGAGTTTATGTAGATACTTTTAATACTGGAAAAGTATCTGATGAAAAAATATTAGAAGTTATCTTAGAAAACTTTGACTTAAGACCTAAAAAAATCATAGACTATTTAGAACTTAAAAATCCTATATATCAAAAGACAGCATCTTACGGTCATTTTGGTAGAACAGATGTTTTACTTCCTTGGGAAAAAACAGATAAAGTAAGTATATTTAAGAATCTTGCTAAGTAG
- a CDS encoding phosphatidylglycerophosphatase A family protein, which produces MNNTKKKLLYTQEEMLRINKETLARRGVKVSEIAEIAYRQQSKYTEGVSLELCVQSVERILSFRDIFHHVQLASEIDRLAEEKLFKGPIQDILYEDLGLFGIDELMGIDVAGNYGTIGVTNFGEIDVNKQGIVSFLNEEGKKEGKCHTFLDDIVGSIAAAASTRVAQIMSEETAHESDAYEKTTIYDYIEK; this is translated from the coding sequence ATGAATAATACTAAGAAAAAATTATTATATACACAAGAAGAAATGCTAAGAATTAACAAAGAAACACTAGCAAGACGTGGAGTTAAAGTAAGTGAAATAGCTGAAATAGCTTATCGCCAACAGTCTAAATATACAGAAGGCGTATCATTAGAATTATGTGTCCAATCAGTTGAAAGAATATTATCTTTTAGAGATATCTTCCACCATGTTCAGTTAGCTTCTGAAATTGATAGACTAGCAGAAGAAAAATTATTCAAAGGTCCTATTCAAGATATCTTATATGAAGATTTAGGATTATTTGGAATTGATGAGTTAATGGGTATTGATGTCGCTGGTAACTATGGTACAATTGGAGTAACTAACTTTGGTGAAATAGATGTTAATAAACAAGGCATAGTTTCATTTTTAAATGAAGAAGGTAAAAAAGAAGGCAAATGTCATACATTCTTAGATGATATTGTCGGTAGTATCGCAGCAGCAGCTTCTACAAGAGTTGCTCAAATCATGAGTGAAGAAACTGCTCATGAAAGTGATGCATATGAAAAAACAACTATTTACGATTATATAGAAAAATAA
- the nusA gene encoding transcription termination factor NusA: MISKDFFNTIEAVADERGLNKDQVLEAFEKGLIAGCKKAHGVRSCRVEIKEDKSEILLYKQYYVLDEDTLEEDMTSNPLNKEYTFITVEDAKEMKTRVKPGQLIEIKVDPKDFNLYAIKDFKNRFNEELTNKQKETIYNHFKAVEHEMVTARVTDVDDNYYKLELEKEMTTLLPKKEALPNDVFHVNDRIKVYITEVQSTTKWPKVFVSRVQNGLITRLLEELVPEIKEGIISIMGISRDAGDRSKIGVRSEDPKVDPIGACVGEGGQRIREIVKAISGEKIDLFRWSDNEQELIANALQPAKVVAVTKVNPKEKSALAIVPDDQLSLAIGKLGQNVKLAVQASGWSIDIKSETQAQQEGIIY; the protein is encoded by the coding sequence ATGATTAGTAAAGATTTTTTTAATACAATCGAAGCGGTTGCTGATGAACGTGGATTAAATAAAGACCAAGTATTAGAAGCTTTTGAAAAAGGGCTTATTGCTGGTTGTAAAAAAGCGCATGGCGTAAGAAGCTGTAGAGTAGAAATAAAAGAAGATAAAAGTGAAATATTACTTTATAAACAATATTATGTTTTAGATGAAGATACATTAGAAGAAGATATGACATCTAACCCATTAAATAAAGAATATACATTTATCACTGTAGAAGATGCAAAAGAAATGAAAACACGCGTTAAACCAGGACAACTTATTGAAATTAAAGTTGACCCTAAAGATTTCAATTTATACGCAATTAAAGATTTTAAAAATAGATTTAATGAAGAATTGACAAACAAACAAAAAGAAACAATTTACAATCATTTTAAAGCAGTTGAACATGAGATGGTTACAGCTAGAGTTACTGATGTTGATGATAACTACTATAAATTGGAATTAGAAAAGGAAATGACTACTTTATTACCTAAAAAAGAAGCATTACCAAATGATGTATTCCACGTAAATGACAGAATCAAAGTTTATATAACTGAAGTTCAAAGCACAACTAAATGGCCAAAAGTATTTGTAAGTAGAGTACAAAATGGACTTATTACAAGATTATTAGAAGAATTAGTTCCAGAAATAAAAGAAGGAATTATCTCAATTATGGGTATTTCAAGAGATGCTGGAGATCGTAGTAAAATTGGTGTCCGTTCAGAAGATCCAAAAGTTGATCCAATTGGAGCATGCGTTGGTGAAGGCGGACAAAGAATTAGAGAAATCGTTAAAGCTATTAGTGGAGAAAAAATTGATTTATTCCGCTGGAGTGATAATGAACAAGAACTAATTGCTAATGCATTACAACCTGCTAAAGTTGTTGCAGTTACAAAAGTAAATCCAAAAGAAAAGAGTGCACTTGCAATTGTCCCAGATGATCAATTATCACTTGCAATTGGTAAATTAGGACAAAATGTTAAACTAGCTGTTCAAGCATCTGGTTGGAGCATTGACATTAAATCAGAAACACAAGCTCAACAAGAAGGAATTATTTATTAA
- the rbfA gene encoding 30S ribosome-binding factor RbfA, whose product MGITTDRLSSLIQREVAVIINNVIKNPTVGYINITEVKVTKDLSYATIFYTVLSDEKETIELAASVIEEKKIAIRMELAKKIRNIRKIPDLIFKYDEALAYGNKIDSILKSIK is encoded by the coding sequence ATGGGAATTACAACTGATAGACTAAGTAGTTTGATTCAAAGAGAAGTTGCTGTAATCATTAATAACGTTATTAAAAATCCAACAGTAGGGTACATTAATATTACAGAGGTTAAAGTAACTAAAGATTTATCATACGCAACTATCTTTTATACAGTATTAAGTGATGAAAAAGAAACCATTGAATTAGCAGCTTCAGTGATTGAAGAAAAGAAAATAGCAATCCGTATGGAATTAGCTAAAAAAATCAGAAATATCAGAAAAATACCTGACTTAATTTTCAAGTATGACGAAGCATTGGCATACGGAAATAAGATTGATAGTATCCTAAAATCAATTAAATAA
- the fmt gene encoding methionyl-tRNA formyltransferase — protein sequence MIVFMGTPEFSVPILKMLLDKKYPVGLVVTQPDKKVGRKQVVTPSPVKQLAESYGVKVYQPEKLSKEYQYILDLKPELIITAAYGQILPKALLEEVPAINIHGSLLPKYRGGAPIQYALFEAEEKTGVTLMEMVYKMDAGDMIEKKEVLISESDNYQTLSQKLSTIGKELLEENIDKILKKQYKKEKQDEALVTFAYTIKKEEEKIDWNKETKFVLGHIKGLSPQTGAYTEIKNEKLKIYNAQKSDIILDEMPGTILIQDKKILVATKNGTVEILEIQQQGRKILTTKVFLNGQSLIKTGDKFQ from the coding sequence ATGATAGTATTTATGGGAACGCCAGAGTTTTCAGTGCCAATTTTAAAAATGTTACTGGATAAAAAATATCCAGTTGGGCTAGTAGTAACTCAACCAGATAAAAAAGTTGGTAGAAAACAAGTTGTAACACCATCACCAGTAAAACAACTAGCAGAATCATATGGTGTCAAAGTTTATCAACCAGAAAAATTATCAAAAGAATATCAATACATTTTAGATCTAAAACCAGAATTAATTATAACAGCAGCTTATGGTCAAATTCTTCCTAAAGCTTTATTAGAAGAAGTGCCAGCAATTAATATCCATGGATCTTTACTCCCTAAATATAGAGGAGGAGCACCTATTCAATATGCACTCTTTGAAGCAGAAGAAAAAACGGGTGTTACCTTAATGGAAATGGTTTATAAAATGGATGCTGGTGATATGATAGAAAAAAAAGAAGTTCTTATTTCAGAATCTGATAACTACCAAACATTATCACAAAAATTAAGCACTATTGGAAAAGAATTACTTGAAGAAAATATTGATAAAATATTAAAGAAACAATATAAAAAAGAAAAGCAAGATGAAGCACTTGTAACATTTGCGTATACGATAAAAAAAGAAGAAGAAAAAATAGATTGGAATAAAGAAACTAAGTTTGTTTTAGGCCATATAAAAGGCTTATCTCCTCAAACAGGAGCTTATACTGAAATAAAAAATGAGAAGTTAAAAATATATAATGCACAAAAAAGTGATATAATATTAGATGAAATGCCAGGGACAATTTTAATTCAAGATAAAAAAATATTAGTAGCGACTAAAAACGGTACAGTAGAAATCTTAGAAATCCAACAACAAGGCAGAAAAATATTAACAACAAAAGTATTTTTAAACGGACAATCACTTATAAAAACAGGTGATAAATTCCAATAG
- a CDS encoding L7Ae/L30e/S12e/Gadd45 family ribosomal protein — MNKTLGLAYIAKKVVVGTDFVVESLRKKKLFLVVIATDASDNTKKKIYDKSKTYETQVIERLNSEELSKAIGMHNVKVIGILDKGFSDLLVK, encoded by the coding sequence ATGAATAAAACATTAGGCTTAGCATACATTGCTAAAAAGGTAGTTGTAGGGACTGACTTTGTTGTTGAATCTCTTAGAAAAAAGAAATTGTTTCTAGTAGTTATCGCAACAGATGCTTCAGATAATACAAAGAAGAAAATTTATGATAAATCAAAAACTTATGAAACACAAGTAATAGAAAGACTAAATAGTGAGGAGCTTTCCAAGGCTATTGGAATGCATAATGTTAAAGTTATCGGCATCTTAGATAAAGGATTTAGTGATCTATTAGTCAAATAG
- the priA gene encoding replication restart helicase PriA, producing the protein MIAQIVIDLKASELNKYYDYIIPEAMQLDLKKGMRVIVPFGNMKRLGYIINLIPESTQATRKIEKILDITPSIDEELFLIADYLLKTPFSLMSAVYQTILPKELLLNYQKKITILDSSKIDDEIIKKFNKKNEWILTNKDEETFYNSLKKLKENNAIDITTIIKQKEVEKYETNYKINYQTHEKLTVKQQLILELNKQEITRKEALEILSPSIIKSLISKNVLIPELITSNRAVTHIFDLEDKKIILNSDQQKEYEKVNLNKYETYLLYGVTGSGKTEIYLKLIEDTLNNHKKALILVPEIMLIGPFAQRLKSKFDESIVSILHSNLNSGQKYDEYQKIKNNKAKIILGTRSAIFSPISDLGIIIIDEEQDDSYIQDDTVSYDTRQIAQTRAKYHQIPLLLGSASPSVETFYKATNKEYKLLKLTKRALVNHLPNVKLIDMREELKKGNLTPFSTELKSQIEEKLSKNEQIILFMNRKGYSPFVMCRHCGNVPKCPDCQISLTYYKNKNILKCQHCGYEEPFSKECTVCKKNTVKEVGVGIEYIEQELHKHFNAKVLRLDADTTSKKNSHEHIWDDFKNHKADILLGTQMVAKGLDFSNVTLVGIIMADGLLKVPSIKAVEKTFQLILQASGRSGRSKKGDVVIQSYDINHYAIKTASTLNNEEFFKQVLFERKIQKMPPFKKVSQLLIEHPSYLKTYQIADRIKILLSKTMIVLGPTPSLIQKRDNKYRVLLTLKYDTIDKKIEEEINNFKDVETKIYFSQFATLI; encoded by the coding sequence ATGATAGCACAAATAGTAATTGATTTAAAAGCATCAGAATTAAATAAATATTATGATTATATCATTCCTGAAGCTATGCAGCTTGATCTAAAAAAAGGAATGAGAGTGATTGTGCCATTTGGTAATATGAAAAGACTTGGCTACATCATTAATTTAATTCCTGAAAGCACTCAAGCAACAAGAAAAATTGAAAAAATACTAGATATCACCCCTTCTATTGATGAAGAACTTTTTTTGATTGCTGATTATTTATTAAAAACTCCTTTTAGTTTAATGAGTGCAGTTTATCAAACTATTTTACCAAAAGAACTATTACTAAACTATCAGAAGAAGATAACTATTTTAGACTCAAGTAAAATAGATGATGAAATAATTAAAAAATTTAATAAGAAAAATGAGTGGATACTTACAAATAAAGATGAAGAAACATTTTATAATTCTTTAAAAAAGTTAAAAGAAAACAATGCTATAGATATTACTACTATAATTAAACAAAAAGAAGTAGAAAAATACGAAACTAACTATAAAATAAACTATCAAACACATGAAAAATTGACAGTAAAGCAACAACTTATTTTAGAACTTAATAAACAAGAAATTACTAGAAAAGAAGCACTAGAAATACTATCTCCAAGTATTATTAAAAGTCTTATTTCAAAAAATGTGCTTATTCCAGAATTGATTACATCAAATAGAGCAGTCACTCATATCTTTGACTTAGAAGATAAAAAAATTATTCTAAACAGTGATCAACAAAAAGAATATGAAAAAGTTAATTTAAATAAATATGAAACATATCTTTTATATGGTGTCACAGGATCTGGTAAAACAGAAATTTATTTAAAATTAATAGAAGACACTTTAAATAATCATAAAAAGGCATTAATCTTAGTCCCAGAAATTATGCTAATTGGACCATTTGCACAGAGGTTAAAATCAAAATTTGATGAGAGCATTGTTTCTATCTTACATAGCAATCTTAATTCAGGTCAAAAATATGATGAATATCAAAAAATTAAAAATAACAAAGCTAAAATTATATTAGGAACTAGAAGTGCTATTTTTTCTCCAATAAGTGATCTTGGAATCATCATTATTGATGAAGAGCAAGATGACTCATATATACAAGATGACACAGTTTCTTATGATACAAGACAAATTGCACAAACAAGAGCCAAATACCATCAAATACCGCTTTTATTAGGAAGTGCAAGCCCTTCTGTAGAAACCTTTTATAAAGCAACAAACAAAGAATATAAACTTTTAAAACTAACTAAAAGAGCTCTTGTAAATCATTTGCCAAACGTCAAACTCATTGATATGAGAGAAGAACTTAAAAAAGGTAACTTAACCCCATTTTCTACAGAACTAAAGTCGCAAATAGAAGAAAAACTTTCTAAAAATGAACAAATTATATTATTCATGAACAGAAAAGGATATTCTCCTTTTGTTATGTGTAGACACTGTGGAAATGTTCCTAAATGCCCGGATTGTCAGATAAGTCTAACTTATTATAAAAATAAAAATATTTTAAAATGCCAACATTGTGGCTATGAAGAACCCTTTTCAAAAGAGTGCACTGTTTGTAAAAAAAACACAGTTAAAGAAGTTGGTGTTGGCATTGAGTATATCGAACAAGAACTACATAAACACTTTAATGCTAAAGTACTTAGATTAGATGCAGATACAACTAGTAAAAAAAATAGTCATGAACATATTTGGGATGATTTTAAAAATCATAAGGCAGACATACTATTAGGCACACAAATGGTTGCTAAAGGACTTGACTTTTCTAATGTTACTTTAGTTGGGATTATCATGGCAGATGGATTATTAAAAGTTCCTAGTATCAAAGCAGTAGAAAAAACATTCCAACTTATCTTACAAGCATCAGGAAGATCAGGCAGAAGTAAAAAAGGTGATGTGGTTATTCAATCTTATGATATTAATCACTATGCTATAAAAACTGCAAGCACTCTTAATAATGAGGAGTTTTTCAAACAGGTCTTATTTGAAAGAAAAATTCAAAAAATGCCACCTTTTAAAAAAGTGAGTCAGTTATTAATAGAACATCCATCATATTTAAAAACATATCAAATAGCCGATAGGATAAAAATATTACTCTCAAAAACAATGATTGTGTTAGGACCAACGCCATCACTTATTCAAAAAAGAGATAATAAATATAGAGTTTTGTTAACTTTAAAATATGATACAATAGATAAGAAAATAGAAGAAGAAATTAACAATTTTAAAGATGTAGAAACTAAAATTTATTTTAGTCAATTTGCTACGTTAATTTAA